From Symphalangus syndactylus isolate Jambi chromosome X, NHGRI_mSymSyn1-v2.1_pri, whole genome shotgun sequence, the proteins below share one genomic window:
- the GPR119 gene encoding glucose-dependent insulinotropic receptor — protein MESSFSFGVILAVLASLIIATNTLVALAVLLLIHKNDGVNLCFTLNLAVADTSIGVAISGLLTDQLSSPSRPTQKTLCSLRMAFVTSSAAASVLTVMLITFDRYLAIKQPFRYLKIMSGFVAGACIAGLWLVSYLIGFLPLGIPVFQQTAYKGHCSFFAVFHPHFVLTLSCVGFFPAMLLFVFFYCDMLKIASMHSQQIRKMEHAGAMAGGYRPPRTPSDFKALRTVSVLIGSFTLSWTPFLITGIVQVACQECHLYLVLERYLWLLGVGNSLLNPLIYAYWQKEVRLQLYHMALGVKKVLTSFLLFLSARNGGPERPRESSCHIVTISSSEFDG, from the coding sequence ATGGAATCATCTTTCTCATTTGGAGTGATCCTTGCTGTCCTGGCCTCCCTCATCATTGCTACTAACACACTGGTGGCTCTGGCTGTGCTGCTGTTGATCCACAAGAATGATGGTGTCAATCTCTGCTTCACCTTGAATCTGGCTGTGGCTGACACCTCGATTGGTGTGGCCATCTCTGGCCTACTCACAGACCAGCTCTCCAGCCCTTCTCGGCCCACACAGAAGACCCTGTGCAGCCTGCGGATGGCATTTGTCACTTCCTCCGCAGCTGCCTCTGTCCTCACGGTCATGCTGATCACCTTTGACAGGTACCTTGCCATCAAGCAGCCCTTCCGCTACTTGAAGATCATGAGTGGGTTCGTGGCCGGCGCCTGCATTGCCGGGCTGTGGTTAGTGTCTTACCTCATTGGCTTCCTCCCACTCGGAATCCCCGTGTTCCAGCAGACTGCCTACAAAGGGCACTGCAGCTTCTTTGCTGTATTTCACCCTCACTTCGTACTGACCCTCTCCTGCGTTGGCTTCTTCCCAGCCATGCTCCTCTTCGTCTTCTTCTACTGCGACATGCTCAAGATTGCCTCCATGCACAGCCAGCAGATCCGAAAGATGGAACATGCAGGAGCCATGGCTGGAGGTTATCGACCCCCACGGACTCCCAGTGACTTCAAAGCTCTCCGCACTGTGTCTGTTCTCATTGGGAGCTTCACTCTATCCTGGACCCCCTTCCTTATCACTGGCATTGTGCAGGTGGCCTGCCAGGAGTGTCACCTCTACCTTGTGCTGGAACGTTACCTGTGGCTGCTCGGCGTGGGCAACTCCCTGCTCAACCCACTCATCTATGCCTATTGGCAGAAGGAGGTGCGACTGCAGCTCTACCACATGGCCCTAGGAGTGAAGAAGGTGCTCACctcatttctcctctttctctcggCCAGGAATGGTGGCCCAGAGAGGCCCAGGGAAAGTTCCTGTCACATCGTCACTATCTCCAGCTCAGAGTTTGATGGCTAA